In the Triticum aestivum cultivar Chinese Spring chromosome 2B, IWGSC CS RefSeq v2.1, whole genome shotgun sequence genome, GGGTTTGGTTTCAGTCCCATTTTTCTTTTGTCTATTTTGCTTTTTGCAGTTTTTGTTCTTTTATAATACTTTTTCTGTAGAATAAACATTTCCTAAATATATAGTGAATACTTTTGAAATACACACTGAATTTTTTTAAGTGTTGAACATGTTCTGTTATGCGATGAACTTCTTTTATGTAGGGTCAATATTTTTTAATACTTTACTCAACACATActgatttttttaatatattgttATTATTTATTATTGGTTTTAAGATATTTAACCCTGTAAAATCCAAATGCTGCTACTTTTTGAGAAAAGCTGATTGAAAATCCAAATGAATACACATTTTTTAGAATTCATCGAAATGAATACACAAAGAATAAAAACCAATCAAGGGAGCGCACTCTCTATCACTAGAGTGGGCTCCCCCACTAAACTCGCACATGGGCATAGCCTCAACTCTTGCGAGAGCTATATTTCGCTCTTTGCGATATGGTAGCTCATCTCGCGTCTGGTGTGAGCGCTAGTTCAATGTGTTTTCCCCTGGTTTTTTGGGTATCAGCCGGAAGCTTCAATAGAACAGTTTTTTTGGTATGTGCATcccctgtttttttttctttttctatgtgTTTTCTGTACCGGTTTTCCgggtttcttttttatttttatttttttcctttttttctttaattttcaAATACATGTGGACATTTTTCCAAATAAACATTAAACATTCATTGTATAAgggttgaatttttttcaaatacacgttaatgtttttcaaatacacattgaacattttgatgaaatacatgttcaacatttctAAAAGGCAGATTGAATATTTTTGGAATACATGGTGAGAATGTTAGAAATACACATTGAAAAGTTTTCTTAAATGCCAAGGCATTATTTTAACACATACAAAAGCTTTATAAGGTTGACAAGAAAAATTTACTATTAAAATTATTGTGTAATGATaagaaacattttttttaaagtacataaatatttttttaaaaatatgacGACATCGTTTTCAAACATGTGAGCATTTTAAGTGCCAAAAACACATATTTTAATGATATaatatttttcagaaaataatatgcgaacattttttaatTGTATAAATATTTCAAAAATTGAATGTACATATTTTAAAATGCctgaaaattattttgaaatgTCATGAATATTTTTTGTATGGTACAAATAGTTTTTTAAATTAAGCAACATTAGTTTACATTGCATAAACATTTTGTATAAGCGTGTGAGCATTTTTCCATTGTGTGctcatttttcaaatgcatgatggATGCTTTTAGAAAATTACAAAATTATTTTTGGTAATATTGAATTTTAGCATTTCAAAATATAACCAAAACTAAAACCTAAACGAAAAATGAAGGAAACAAGAAAAGCCATGATAATAAAAAGAATGAAACAAAGAAAGCAGCCACATGCCCAGACTGTGCTTGACGGCTGTTGAAGCTAGGATCCCAGGTAGTGGCACTACTAGCCTGCATTGGAGTATTTTAATACCGGACTTTTTTCTGACAGTTTTTTTAGAGAGAATTTCTGGCACACATAATAGCGTGCAAACTTGGGCTGGCCAATGGCGTCTTTTCCTGTTTGTTTCACTACTGGTTTTGGGAAGGTTCCCTTTCCTGAACCGATTTTTTTCCGCTTTTTTGTGCTTTTTCTATTGGTTTCCTTctagttttttatattttttattttttagttatcccactttttttattttattttccatttttttagAGTCTGGATCAAATATGAGAAATTCTGGAAAAGTAATAATTCATGAAAAATTGTACAAATATGTGACCATTTTTTAAgaatacaattttttttaaattaggaAAAAAATTAATTTCCATATTTCGGAATTCCCAAATATTTTTCGTGTCAGTGAACATTTTTAGAAATTCAGAACTCTTCTCCAAATTGTGATTGTTTTTGAATCGGTGAACATTATTTGAAATTTACtgattttttaaaaattcatgaactatttttgAATTCACAAAAAGATTTGAATCTGCTAACACTTGTTTGCATTtacaaacattttttggaattcccCACATTTTTTGGATTTccagaatattttttgaattcgggAGAATTGTTGGAATTTGGAACATACTTGAAAGTACACGAACATTTtgttgaattcatgaatattttttatttcagaaatattttctgaaatttcggTGGACATGTTTTCACTTCACGAATTCTTGTTGCGTCCAGATGACAAATTCTTCTTCTCTCTTCTTATACACCCTGCATATTAACTTCTCGAGCATGTTCTGCTAAAAATCATGATATTTGGGATCTTTTTTGTTAAATCACGAAGATGAATAAGCAGTATTGACATTTTATAAAATGATGGTTGCCTCATATTAAGTGTTGGTTTAAATGTTGCTTAGCTCAACCTTCATACCTTTAATTTTCTGTATGTACTTTGGTTAGTCTGCACTCTTTAACACATACCGTATCTATTTTTTTAAGAACATAAGCACCTAAGTTTATCTTCTTGTAGAGCGAAAGAGGTATAATGCTTACCCCTACTACAAAGTCACATAAGGCATTGTGGATATCATTATTAGCAATAGGGAAAGATATTGTAGGAATCCATGGGTCTCCTAGATTGCTGGTAACTTATCATCAAAAGCTTAACTGGTTATCATGGTCACTTGTTCCTTTGAATTCAAACTATGTTTGTTAATAATAATATCTctcataaacttagcataagtaTGAATTTTAAGAATATCGACATATATTTGCATTACTAATACGCATAAAGTTCAACCTTGGAAGGATCTCTTACTGCCCTTGGATAGGGTAGAGTTTTCTTTTCTTTACCTGTCTCCTTAAACCTTTCTTTACCTTTCTCGATTGTGACTGCTTGGTCTAGTGCTTTCTTATTGTAGGGAGGTTTGTTGTGTTTCTTTGTCGTATTCCCTGAACCAATTCTTGTCATGGGATTGTTTCCTCCCTTTCCTTGTTATCGGTTTTCTCGACATCCATACACTTGCTAACACCCGTGCCTGCTAGTCCAGTCGGGCTAGTCAATTTGGAAAATGCTCTAGGCCAGGCAGACTTTTCATTACACAGGACACCATCCAAACACCCTCTAGGCTAGTATTAGGCAAGCTCCAGGGCAGGCATAAAGAGGTGAGGAAGCGAACCAAACTGACCCATAACCCTAATGCTCCAGATCGATACAGTTCGAGGCGTGTGTCTACGTCTTGTGCGAGGCAGACAAACTGCTCGTTTCAAGGGCAACCCCTACTAGGCCGGCCCTCTAtaggatttatttttcttttcGGTTTTATTTTATCGGTGCAaggccttttttatttttattttcttacatATATTAAAATTTAGAAAGCcccctctctgtgtgtgtgtgtgcgcgcgcgcgcgcgcacttTGTTTACTTTTAGAAAGATGTTCGCAGTGTATTATATATTGTTCGGGGAGTGTTATTCTCGTGGTTTTAAAAGATTGTTCAAAGATTTAGGAAAAATTGCTTATAAAATTTAAAGAAAAGGACACACATTTAGAAAATATGAATGCAATGTTAAAAACTATGAAAAATCTACATAAAAATGTTTATGCATATCAAAAATTTGTTGCTAAAACTTATAAAAATATAGGCAATGTGAAAATGATGTGCAGGTACTTTATCAAAATTATTGCCTACCATTCAAAAAATGTTATTTGCGTTTTGAAAAAAATCTAACACTTAACAAGTATTtgcatgttttaaaaaatgttcatggcatttatgaaaaatgttaaatgtgtgttAAAAAATATCCATCTTGAATTTAAAAACTTCAATGTGCATTTGATAAGTTCAACGTCTATTTCAGAGAAATGGTCAACGTATATCTGAAAAATGGTAACGTGTATATGGAAAATGTTCAACCTGTACAAGAAAATGTTTAACGTACATTTGAAAAAGATCCGCATGTATTTCAAAAACGAACAAGAAATGATAAAAAAAATAAACAATTGCACCATGCAAATTTTGCAATGACAATCTACAAAAATGCCTAAGCAAAAGTATCAAGATATAGATAAACAGAAAGCTGGACCAATATTTAACATTATGCATCAACACTGTATCCATGAAATTCACAGTTTTATATAGGAAAGGAAAAACAAATGGATTGCTCATCGATTTGCTCAAATTGTGTAATGAAGACATTTCATACCTTGTCTTCCAAGACTAGTGGTATGGCATCACCCGTGCACATCACTTCCCCATGTTGTCGTGATGGATGGGTAAGGTTTTATGTGGTCGTGCTAGGCGAGTACAAGCAGCCCTATGAAATCGCGGCAGACCGGTGGAGTTTGGGCAGGAGGGCCGGGGCACCACAGCGTGATACGGCGTTGAGGGGAGGCCGCAAAGCACATATGCATTTGACGACAACAGTCAATATGTTGCACACATATACATGATATTTTTTTACTTGTGAGAGAGAGGGAGCGACTTTTTGTGGGATGGTTAGTTTTTTACGGAGAGACATACAGGAGATTTGACAAACTAGGCTTAGAGGAAATCGCAAAGGTTTTTTTTTGCGTAATCGCACATTTAGGTAGTTTTCATCAAGTTTGATGTCGAAAGGCTGTTCGCAAGATCTGATGGATGTACTTTTATTATATATGTATTAAATTTACAGTTAGATGTTTCTAGTTTTTATGTGATTTCTAGCATATTTCTCTTTGTTCTACTGAGCATGTCAATTacttatctatacctactattaaaaggaatatgtattcttggtttggtttcgcTTTGTTTCGTCCCGTTTAGGTGATTTTTTTGGATTTCGTGTATGTTAAATCAATTGGAAACCGACTCAACCAACGAGGCAACGATCCGGAAGCCCATCTAGCGGTAGCAGGCCAGCCTTTTTTTTCTGGGCTAGCAGTAGCAGCCCAACCTGGCCTTTTTTTTTCTAACGAGCTAGCGGTAGCAGCCCTGTCGATGGATTGAAGGCAGCCAGGCCAGCACACATACATACGTAATCAGTTTTAGCTAAATCCGTTGCCAGATGCTCAAAAAAAAAAGCTAAATCCGTTGCCTAAAAAGAACTAAATAGCTCCGCCATGCTTTCTTACATTAAATCGTGTCAGTTTATATACAACATTAACTTGCTAGGTAGGAGTAACCAGCAAGCTGATTTGAGAATCATTAACCAGATGATTAAGGCATGGAGGTAGAAAGCAATCAGATCTATGGGCACCGGTTGTGGCCAAATTTATCTGTATTCATGATATGCGTGCATGTTGCACATGAAGAAATTAACTCTACATTCGGTCTGGTGGTGGACTAATTAAACTGGATTCACGACATACATGCATATGATGCACAAGAAGGAATTAACTCTGAATGCCCCGGTATTGGTCTAATTAGGGGCTATGGGATTTATGAGATgcataattaaaatattaaaagcAAGAATTGCATGTCATGATCAATTGGACATTGTGAGAGGGAGTTAAATCTGAATTCCAAGGAAACACGAGAGATGAAATCTCCTAGATTTTAATGAAAGGAAAAATAGTACATAGAGAGATTAAATACGGATTGGGCTAAGGGCACTTTGAACACATTATATGTACTTATTTAGATTTAGGTACTCCCTCCTTTTTCCCTTTAAAGCGAGTAGTAGCTCCTTTAACGAATACCGTTCAAAAGCTGTTTCTCACCAAATTCAGTTACACGttaatttttttctcccgttgcaacgcacgggcatttgtgctattAGTATATAAACATATAGATAAATAGTACATATACATCCATTGTCAGAAATTTCAGTACGTAACAACATGGTACTCAACTAAAAAACCATTGTACTAGTGCACATCCATGGGCCGGTAGGCCCTTCACCGGAGCCTCTTGTGGCTGTAGACATAGGTACTTGCGCAACGGAGGTAGAGCGCGAGCTGGGCGGCGCTGAAGCCGGCGAGCAACCAGTAGAAGTAGTCGAGGTGAGCACGGTTAAGGTTGTCCGCGAACCAGCTGTAGCCACTACCGCTGCTGGTGATGCGGTCGATTAGGGAGACAAGAGTGCCGCTGATGAAGTTGCCCATGCCGATCACGCTATAGTAGAGTGCCATGCCCAGGCTGCGTAGCTCACTTGGCATTTGGTCGTAGAAGAATTCCTGCATCCCGACTTCCGCAAACACACCTGCGACCCCAATCAAAACATATTGTGGCACCAGCCACGCCCAGCACATCGGCACCGTCGCCTCCGGGTCGTCCACTATGCCGTGCTCCCGTGCCGTCTCAAGGCGACGTGCTTCCACCAATGCCGCCGCCGACATCGAAGCCAGGGTCAGCGCCATGCCCGTGCCCACACGTTGCAGCAGCGTCAGCCCCGACAGGGTGCCCGTGGTGCGCTGCAGCGCCGGCACCAGCACACGGTCATATATGGGGACAAACAATAGGATTGATGCAGGCCCCAATGTTTGCAGCGCCGCCGGCGGTAGCTCCAGGCCTCCAAAGATGCGGCGGTCCAGGGTGCGGCCCTGCTTGTTAAAGAGCGTCATGACTTGTGCAAATGCCACACCATAAGCCAGGCACGCCACCCAAATCGACAACAACCGCAACACAGCACGTGCGTCCTCCTTCTTGGTTGCAATGTCTTTGGCTTCTAGCTGGCATTCTATTTTTGTACCAAGCATTGAGCTTGAAGTGGCATTGTCATGTTGGACTAGCACAGCGAGGCTACGAGCAAGGAGCACGAAGGGGCTATCCGTGCCGTGAGTGGCATCATAGAGGCGATATGTAGGGGTTCCGAGGAGGAAGACAACGAAGGCACATAGCATGAGGGCACAGAGCATGCCAAATCCAATTCCCCATCCAAGGTTCTCCTGGATGTAGCTGACTACACCAACAGAAATGGTGATACCTATAGCCAAGGAGAAGTACCACCAGTTGAACAAGGAGCTGCGGGCGGCGCACTCCCTAGGGCGGTCGGgatcgaactggtcagcagcaaaGGCCAGTGCACATGGATTGTCTGCACCCTGCGCAATGGCAATTATATAGAGGGAGGCATAGAAGAAGGCCACCTGCAGCGACAAGGGATGGGAAGAGGTGTCGTCGGGTAATGATGGATGATGTGTCGAGAGCACCGATGATAGAGTGATCATGGCATATCCCTGCACATGTACAATTTTTAGTTGTCAGTGTTTGCTTAATGGTCAAATGATAAATAACAAATTTAAACTACAAGAAACATTTTTTACGTGTATATTTTGAACTTTTGAAGACGTGTTCAAAACCAGATTACTACAGAGGCAAAAATAACACGCCTTACTGATCGGCTTCTTAAAGGGTCATGCACTTTCTCATCCTTGATAACCCCCGCTGTTCCCAAGTGTGAGAAAATGACCAGATTTAAGTGAACTTATCTAATACTTGTGTTTATTTATTCCATGATTTTCATGCCTGAGAGAGACGTCCAAGATGCCAGGCTCATCGAACCCACTTTATATTGATGGCATGTCACAGATATTAGAAAATAATATTGTGGATTTTTAATATTCATACAATCATATCAGACCCACTTTAACTTTAAATTATATTTTGTCAAAACATTTGAAAACATATAACCTAACTTACAATAGAAATTATTTGTTTTCTATAGTTATTTTAGTAGTCATATTGAATTTACGTTGGAATGGATGGATAGAGTAGTCCCTTATATTTCACAAATCTTTGAAATGTTCTACATCATATTAATTTTCTAACTCTTCCAATTTCAAAATCTCATTTACAATATATCTAGGGTAATTTAATTATAGATATTTAGCAAATTCAATTAAGCTTTAATTCTAACCCTTTATCAACTATAAAATCTTAGAAATTGTGCTCCATATATTCAGGTTTGTGAGGTCCCGGAATCAATTTGGCAAGGCCAAGGGAGATAACTTCTTGCTATCTCATTAATCCCTCCCTCTCCATATATAATTAATGTAAAATGGCAAGCAACACTTGAGACTGCAATGGATTAATCTAGTGGACATGCTATGCAACTAATTACTACTACACAGAGTGGCCGTTTTTCATGCAAAACTAACTATTACATCCTAATATTAGCTAGTCGACCTTGATGGCCCTTTGGATTTGCAAACATGAAAGTAGGAAGTACTTCTTGATTAAAGAATGATTGTTTTGAATTATAACTATATTATCTACAATTTTGAAATTTAATGGCCTCAAATTCTTTTCACATGACCAACAGGTAAATGTCCTAATAACATACTAATATCATGAACCTAAAAAAAGTACTAATATCATGACTTCATTTGTACCCCCAAAACCACCTCTTGGTGTTACGCCTTCATGACAACCTCCATTCCACAACATTCCTCATTTGATGCCCCTTTCTCCACAACGGAAGTGATGATGCCTTCTTGCATATGAAAATTGACGCTAGCCATGGACTAGATGGTTTTCGCCTCAGTTTGTACAGAAAGTATTGGCACTCCATAAAACATGCAGTTCTCCCCTTGTTTTGGGACTTCCACAACTGGACTGCCCATATAGAATATTTCAAGAGAGCATATGATTCTTCTCGCAAGGGCAACAATGACAGGACTGCCAATAACTTTTGACCCATCTTTCTCCAAATTTTCCCGTCGCAAAGCCATTGCCATGCTTCTAACTGAAAGACTAAAACCTGTACCCCACCTCCTTGTTCACAATGATGAGACTGGATTCATCAATGTAAGGTCTACTGTAGAGAACTTTATTTATGCCCATATTTCTTAGCTGCTGTCACTCAAGAAAGGCACCCAATATGACCTTAAAAATCTATTCCCGTAAAGCTTTTGACTCCATCGTGTGGCACTCTCTTCTCCTCATTCCTACTCATAAGGGTTTCCTACCAGCCTTGTTCTCTTAGATTCACACACTACCCTCTTCTAGTAAAACTGTGGTCCTCCTAAGTGGTGTCCCTGAAATTGGATCAACTGCTAAAATGGACTAAGTCAAGGTGATCGGCTCTCCCCTTGCATCTCCTTCATTGTTGCAGAATTACTACAACATCAAATACTCAAAGACCACTCAGATGAACTTCTACATCACCTAATCGACCATAACTTACCCCTACCCCCCCCCCTCCAATACGCCGAAGGCCCGCTGATTCTAGCCCAATTCGATAGAGGCTGACAACCAGCTTAAGACCATCCTCGATGACTTTGCCAAAGCCATTGGTCCAGACTTGGCATTAATGTTCCACAAAACCACCGTCGTCCCATTCATAATAACCCCTACACCGTGATGGACATTGCCACTGTTTTTGTTTCACGGTCTCTTCCTTCCCACGGACCTACCTAGGTTTACAAGTTTCACCCATCAATGCCCCCTCCACTTTTCAGCCCATCGTCCACACAACAAAAAATTGGCCATCGAGGCATCAACAACGTGCTTCACAAAGATAACTGATTGTTCAGGATGTTCACTTTCAAACTGTTGCAAATGCCCAATCTCCGATAGGTGCAATGCTACCATAGCCGCTACTCCCACGTAGTTGATGATAAACACTCCACCCCCTTCCTCTGGATAACCATAAACAACCACATGGGCACCCTCCAACAAATCTCCTTTGCTCTTGCCAACAATGGTCTTGCCTCCTTCTTCCGGATAGATACTTGGCTCCTAAGCCAACCCTTTCTGGCGCCCCGGATATCTACTCCTACTCTACCCACATCACCACCCTAGTCTGATAGCTCAAGCAAAATGGGCTATTGTCCAACCTATGGATCTTCCTTCCAACATTTTCAGCCAAATTTTGACCATCTATATAAATTACACCACATGTTTTATATGCTATAAAAAGGATCCATATTATAAAGAGGATTCACTacatataatttttgtgacatatagTTTGTACTATATTTTTGGTTAACTTCATGGTCAAAGTTTTACACTAAATGGGTGCTTAATAAACCTGGACGAAGtgagtattattattattttagatTTGTAGGAACTAACAGTCATTCCCCAACAAAAATATGGCCACTGCCCCTGCCATTGTTActtgatttttttttttgcggggattgTTACTTGAGTATTACTTAAAGATAGTTCGTACAACTATTTTTCTTATATATATCGCAAGTACTCCGCATCAGGTCATAATATAACAAGTACATACATGATCCGTATCAGAAAAAATCCATATATTTGTTGTTCAACCTACCGTTAGTTGATGGCACATGAGCTTTTTTTTGGGAGTTGCATTATTGCATACTACGATTCAGGCAAGTCTCATCCGCGCAATCAAGTTTCAGATGTCTAGGTCGTTGCCAACGCCTACTGATGGTGCCGCACGTTGAAATGTATCGAAAGAATTAAATTAAGAAAAAATTACCATGACGTAGAGGATGCAGGCGAGGATGATGGACCGGTAGCGCCCCAGCCACGAGTCGGCGACGAAGGCGCCCAGCAGCGGCATCAGCGTGGCCGTTCCCGACCAGACATtcacggcggcagcggcagcggcgttGGAGTGGCCCAGCGGCCCCGTCAGGTACGTGATCAAGTTCGCCGACACGCCGTAGTAGGAGAAAGCGCTGGCGACCTCCATCACTGCAGGCATGccaccggccggccggccggccatgTTGATAGCAGATTGATGAGTTGTCGCCAATGAAAATCTTAGCTAGCTAGGACGGTCAGGTGCGTACGTACCGACGACAAAGAGGGCGGAGCGCCACCCGCCCGAGGTGCTGCCGTAGACGAAGCGGCCGCGGAAGTCGGAGACGCCGGCGAGCGGTGGCTCATCTTCCGTGTCCTCCCTAAGGAAGGGAGCCTCGGCGTCCACCATTCCCATCATGCTACACCTCTCAGCTGTACTCTCTCGGAGCTAATTAAGCTCCACCTCTCTCTGCAGAATCTTTAGGTTGTGTGTCCCTGTCAACACGAGACAAAAATCTTTGCCAGTTGTGTTGAAAAAATTCATTGCCAGCTGAGCTAATTAATACATGATGCATGATGCTTGTACGTTTGTTGGTTGGTACTGTACAACACTTCCGTTTCTTTCTTTCTATCTACGTATTTCCCATTGGAAGGGGAAAAGTCTAATTAAGTTATAAAAATGCATATGAAAAGTTAAGGTATTAGCTTCGCATCACCGCTAAGTTTTTTAACCTAGCACCTACTCTGTTGTTGCAAATATATATAAACATCTATGAGATCAAATTAGCTCCATCAGATCCATTGTTAAATATACTTTCATTAATGTTGTATATTAGATTTGGTCAAATATATAAATTTGGTCATTCTGATTCTTATAATAAAGATAATGAGTAGGAGCTTCTTCATGTGTAAATTGTAATAATACGACGAACATGCTCTTAAATAATTGTGTCGTGCAAAAACATCTCCACCAAACCCAAGAGATATGCATTGCTATCTTCATACCCTTTTACTGTTAATAGCATGAAAGTCTAGATTATGCTTGGCAAGAAATTTATCAATGCACCAATTCTAGGAAAAATTTCTCTCCCGCGCTCCTTTGCATTTTTAAGTTGTCGCCGAGCATCTTTATAAATAGTTTGATACTTTTGCAATCTGGTACGCAGCTCATACCAAGTGATCATATTCAAAACATAATTTGCACTTGTCTCATGCTCTTTAAGTCTACTGCCAAGATGTATCCAATCATCCTGCCCCTCATTTGTCAACTTGCCTTTACAACCAAATCAAAAGATTCTGTTGAGGTCCTTAGAATAGACAAGCCGATCCCTATCAAAATGCTTCCCATTTGACATAATCCTGATATAGAATAGTTCCAAAACTCTTCTAGAATATCTATCCATAGGACCTTTCAAATTTTAGAAGTCACTTTTAGTGCCCTTTTGTGCTAAAAAATGTCAATTTATTTGGAATCAAGACAACCCCAAATTCATGGATCAAATACATCAACATGAAAGAAACCACCAACATCCACAATAGGTGAAGTATCCAATTAACATCAATACTAGTTGTCCTGATGTTATCATCA is a window encoding:
- the LOC123047548 gene encoding protein NRT1/ PTR FAMILY 5.10 → MMGMVDAEAPFLREDTEDEPPLAGVSDFRGRFVYGSTSGGWRSALFVVVMEVASAFSYYGVSANLITYLTGPLGHSNAAAAAAVNVWSGTATLMPLLGAFVADSWLGRYRSIILACILYVMGYAMITLSSVLSTHHPSLPDDTSSHPLSLQVAFFYASLYIIAIAQGADNPCALAFAADQFDPDRPRECAARSSLFNWWYFSLAIGITISVGVVSYIQENLGWGIGFGMLCALMLCAFVVFLLGTPTYRLYDATHGTDSPFVLLARSLAVLVQHDNATSSSMLGTKIECQLEAKDIATKKEDARAVLRLLSIWVACLAYGVAFAQVMTLFNKQGRTLDRRIFGGLELPPAALQTLGPASILLFVPIYDRVLVPALQRTTGTLSGLTLLQRVGTGMALTLASMSAAALVEARRLETAREHGIVDDPEATVPMCWAWLVPQYVLIGVAGVFAEVGMQEFFYDQMPSELRSLGMALYYSVIGMGNFISGTLVSLIDRITSSGSGYSWFADNLNRAHLDYFYWLLAGFSAAQLALYLRCASTYVYSHKRLR